The Channa argus isolate prfri chromosome 13, Channa argus male v1.0, whole genome shotgun sequence DNA window AGACGACAGGAAAGCAGGAAGTGCAGActgaattataattattttaggGTTTTAGGACGATGGGTTGAGTTGAGTTTTTTTCGTAAGTAAGCTACTGTCATTAGTTGCATACTGTAGAAAATCGTTTAAATAACCTTTAAATTAACATGAAATAATGCCAGTATTTTTATGATATAACCAACTTGCAGACAGTAGGTCAGACTTTAACATACAAACATTACAAATCTCCGTTCATCACCTGTCAGGTAACTACTTATTGAGTGAAGTTACaattagtattttttattaGTAGATCGCTCCTGCTAGTCACATCAATTGAAAAACTGTCCCTGCATCGTGTCTCCAACAGTCTTTAAGTAATCTCTAATAAAGCAGGGTTACTATTTAATTAACTATCAGTGAATCCAAATGTTTGCACCTGTAACAGTGCTGCAGTCAATTTCTCTATATGGTGCCTTAATGGACTTTAATGGACTTtaactatactgtatattactaCACAGAAGATGTACATAACCTTAGACAAATCAAAGCGTTAAGGGCTCATTTTACAGTGTGACCTCATTAAaagaatcaaaatgaaaaaagaggaCAAACCCTTGTAGATCCTAAGAATGTATTCACTATTtggttttgaagtttttttcaGATTAGATCTGTACTTGATTATAATATTACATTGTCCCTTTATTTCTAGGAAGGTTATTTCAGTGACAATCGATCATGACTGAGGAACCAGCAACAGAAATCCAGCTACTCAGAAGCCACAAGACCACACTAATAGAAATTCTAAGTGCTGATGCAGACTTTGTCCTGCAGCATGCAGACTCTCGCCATCTCCTGTCTCATCGCAGCTACCAGCAGGTGAAAGCTTGTCGTATTCCTAGTGAGAAGGtcacagagctgctggattGTATCATTCAGAAAGGGCCTGAAGCAGCTCAGGGTATGCTGGAACTACTAAAGGACCAGGCCCTGCAGGAAACCTTCCCCATGCTTGATTTTATTAAGGATCTTCAAGTCAGTACGCTAAATATAGGTATAAGAAAGTCTCTTCAAAACTTTTAGCATTATGGTTATTATTAATCACAGttattcattattaaatgtcagtgttaaacataattttttgtttacaaggggaaaaaagaactgCAAGAAAGAGAAGGGAAACTCCTTATTTACACGAGAGCATTCCATCCAAAAAGATCAAAGGTCAGTCCCACTTTACTCACACCTTCCCTTTAAAACCCTATAACAATGTAAAATCATCACATACTTTATCTGGCTGCGTGTCCCTTTGGACAGGTTCTCGTTTAATTGAGGAGAAGCAGTTGATGACCGTTGCCCGAGCCATTGGCAGATGTTGGCGAGAGATTGGCAGACTAGCGCTAGACATCAAGTCTGTGAAGCTGGAGCAGATTGAGGAAGACCACTCTTTGCATGTGGAGCGAGTATTTGCCATGCTGCGTCACTGGCAAACCTGCCAGAGAGAAAAAGCCACCGCTGCTCGCCTGCACTCCCTCCTCAGTCAGAACGACTGGGCACTCCCACCAGAAAGCATTGACTTTCTGTTAGAGACTGATTGAGGCCTTCACTGTCTGGTAACTACTGACACTGAAATCTTTTAAAAGGGAATATGTTTAGTGGATATTTATGGTGCTTCTCAGCACAGAGACTGTAATTACATGTCAGTTAAAACCAactgactgtggcgcaggatgGAGAGCGGCTGTCCACCGAACCcacggttgttggttcaatccccagcttctCTGGTGACATGTCAATGTGTCcttcagcaaaacactgaagcctaacttagttgcttgcggtgagtgttggccaagtgcatagcagctcccccatctgtgtgtgtgtgattgcgagTGTGAACAGGTGAttgagaagcaataaaaagcattttgagtaccgataggtagaaaaacactatataagtgcagaccatttacaatgtGCAAGTATTGTACTTTCTATTAACTGTGCATATACTACGCTGTATACTAACTCATATACACAGTATACATACACTTACAGCAGTgtttctcaatcctggtcctcaaagACCCCGGCTCTGCTTCCTAACTATCCCTGCACTAATCACTGCTGATTCCCTcaaggtgtgttcagtcaattgTAAGCTGAAGGATGCCAATTCATTTTGTGCTCCCACTCTCCACCCTCAATCTTCCAACTTTTCATTGACTGAACatagcttcttcttcttcacatcttaagctctgctacctccagctctgcctcctgtcttttcttcagtgcgactgtctctaagctgaacaacatcgctggtctcacctcTGTCTTGAatacctttcctttcattctcgctgatactctttcatcacacaacacacctgacacttttctccacctgttccaacctgcttgcacttgcctcttcacctcttttccacactctccgttgctctgaaccattgaccctaagtacttaaagtcctgcaccttcttcacctctgctccctgtaacctcaccgttccacctgggtccctctcattcacacacatgtattcagtcttactgcggctaagcttcattcctctgttttccagagcagacctccacctctctagattttcctccacctgctccctgttctcactacaaatcacaatgtcatctgcaaacatcatagtccatggagattcctgtctaacctcatctgtcagcctgtctatcaccagagcaaacaagaaggggctcacagccgatccttgatgcagacccacctccaccttgaactcctctgtcacacctacagcacacctagaacatacttctctgccactccagacttcctcatacaataccacagctcctctctcggcaccctgtcacaCCCTTTCTcaaaatctacaaagacacaatgcaagtccctctgaccctctctgtactcctccatcagcatcctcaaagcaaatactgcatctgctgcactctttctaggcatgaaaccatattgctgctcacaaatgttcacctctgcccttagccgagcttccactactctctcccacaacttcattgtgtggctcatgaATTGACTGAACACAGCTGATGCAGGTAATTAGCAGTGGTTAAGGAAATTGTTGGAAATctagcagagcaggggtccttgtggtccaggattgagaactactggtgtaaatgtatatgtactgtGTAATGGAATGGATAATACTGTTTTGTcatgtgatgcttttttgtgttgatggtgtctattcattttaatcaaaaaattACTAAGCCGTGCtcattttaatgtacattaggcattaataacaaaacatattttatttttgttttatatttttcatgtctCAACATTTTgagtaaattatattttcatcatGTGTAGACAGTAAGGAGTCAGaatttacactttattttgGTCTTTTATTTAAGTGTTCTTAACTCCACATAACATACATTTGACacttttatattagtttttaatAGTAAAATTATCAATTATCATCTTTAAATGGAGTGAAAGGAAAGATAATGGTAAAGGCATCTTTAAGTAAAGCAGGTTTTTTCATTTATAGGAACATGTCATAGGTTGTAGCTTAGAAGAGAAGTCTGCACTGTCAAGGAGCACTAAATCAAAGCTGAGAGGTTTGAAAGCCTGTTGGTGACTCCTCATTTTTAGATTATTTGGATTGTGAGACAAAAGGAAGGGTGGTTACATGACAATCAGATGCATACGTTTCCTGTTCCCTCATTTATTCTTTGAAGTTTGTACTGATGTACAGCTTCCCTTGCGCATGTAATAAAGGAGTATTGACCTCAAAAGCATCGACCCCAAACTGATTTACAGGATGTCTAGAGTACCAGCTTAGATGGACTACATTGGTACCCAATGGTCGTGGACTCTGTTGTTGGACTAAACAAGGACAATCCATTCCCAAACCTACCGTAGGTAATTATCTGTGGATATGACTTTTTTGTCCTATATAACTGAGGaaaaat harbors:
- the zgc:174906 gene encoding uncharacterized protein zgc:174906 encodes the protein MTEEPATEIQLLRSHKTTLIEILSADADFVLQHADSRHLLSHRSYQQVKACRIPSEKVTELLDCIIQKGPEAAQGMLELLKDQALQETFPMLDFIKDLQVSTLNIGEKRTARKRRETPYLHESIPSKKIKGSRLIEEKQLMTVARAIGRCWREIGRLALDIKSVKLEQIEEDHSLHVERVFAMLRHWQTCQREKATAARLHSLLSQNDWALPPESIDFLLETD